Genomic window (Dictyoglomus thermophilum H-6-12):
TACTATCCCAGCAGCATGAATTGATGCATGCCTTGCATTTCCTTCTATTCTTTTCGCAATTTCTATAATTCTTTTTGCCTGTGGATTATTTTCTACTAAGTTTCTCAACTCCTCAGATGTATTTAAGGCTTCTTCAATACTTGTATTAGGAGGTATAAGCTTTGCTATCCTATCTACTTCATTATATGGAACATCCAAAACCCTTCCTACGTCTCTTACCGATGCTCTTGCAGCCATTGTTCCAAAAGTTATAATTTGTGCCACATGTTCTTTACCGTACTTATTCCTAACGTATTCAATTACTTCCTCTCTTCTCTCAAAACAAAAGTCAATGTCTATATCTGGCATCGTCACTCTCTCAGGATTCAAAAATCGCTCAAAAATTAATCCCCATCTTGTAGGTTCTATATTTGTTATACCTAAAACATAAGAGACTAGAGAACCTGCTGCGGATCCTCTTCCAGGGCCTACAGGTATTCCTCTGCTTTTTGCATAATTAACAAAATCTTGAACAATAAGGAAATACCCCGAAAAACCCATCTGCTTTATAACTGAGATCTCATAAGATAGTCTTTCTCTTATGTTTTCAGGTATATCCTCGCCAAACCTCTTCTTCGCCCCTTCCCAACATAATCTTTCAAAATAAGAATCTAAGGTCTCCCCTTCGGGAACCTCAAACACAGGAAGAATAACATTATTAAGAGGAATCTCAACGTTACATTTTTCAGCTATCTTTAGGGTGTTTTCTATAGCGTCAGGAACATCTTTAAACAAAGCTTTCATCTCTTCTGGAGACTTAAAGTAGAATTCATTAGTTTTAAATCTTAACCTATCTTTATCATTTAACTTGGACCCCGTTTGTATACAGAGAAGTATATCGTGGATCTCGGCATCTTCCTTTCTAAGATAATGAACATCGTTTGTAGCTACAAGTGGAACATTAAGTTCTCTTGAAAGTTTTATTAAATAACTGTTCACATATTCTTGTTCTTCCATTCCATTGTTTTGTAACTCTAAATAAAAATCTTCCCCAAATATATCCAAATACTCCTTAATCGCATTTTTTGCTTTTTCTAAGTTATTCTGCAAGATATAACTTGGTATCTCACCCGCTAAGCAACTTGATAAAGCAATAATACCCTTTGAATATTCTCTAAGTAACTCCTTATCAACCCTTGGTTTATAGTAGAATCCTTCTAAGAAAGACAAGCTTACAATCTTTATTAAGTTTTTATACCCCTCAAAATCTTTTGCAAGAAGTATTAAGTGATAAAGGTCAGTCCTTTGTTTCTTATCAAATCTTGATCCTGGAGCTACATAGACTTCGCATCCAATAATTGGCTTTATTCCTTTTTCTTTAGCATTCTTATAAAAATCTATAACTCCATACATTACGCCATGATCAGTGATGGCTACAGCAGGCATATTAAACTCAAGAGCTTGATCTATCAATTCATCAATGCGACAAGCTCCATCAAGCAAACTATACTCTGTATGTACATGAAGATGTACAAAACTCATATACCCTAATCACCTTGAAAAATTAAATTATAATTGTGAGGGATCTATCCCAACCAAAACAAAGAAACTCTCTAAAGCTCTCTTTTTTCCCCTTACAACAGGATCACTTTCATCTTTAAGACTTTTATATTCTTCAACCGTTTTCTCGATAGCTGCCTCTAATCCTAATTCTTCTACAAGCTTATACAATTCCTTATATTTATCATGTCTTGCCTCAGCGTTTTTTTTCCAATACTCAGGATCTTTTGTATGAATACTCATAAGCATATCCTGTTTTGCTAACTTTGAAAAACCATCTAATCCTTTTAATATTGCTTCCTTATCCATGACAAAGATCATCTCCCTTCGTAAATTTTTAAGAATTTACCAAAAGGAAAGCTGTTCTTTCTCTTTCTTATTTGTCTCCTTTTGCTCTTCTTCTGACTTCAACGTTAATTCATATAATTCTTTTAATTTTTCAAAATCTTTTCTAATATTTTCAAGAAGTTTTCCATGATAAAGAGCAGCAGCAGGATGATAAGTAACAAAAATCCTCTTCCCATCAACAACATAATCCTTACCGTGAGAATTAGAGATATTTACCGAGTGTCCTAATATGGCATAAGCAGCATATCTACCCAAAGTGCATATAACCTTCGGATTTATAATCTCAATCTGACGTCTCAGAAAGGGAAAACATGCTTTTATCTCTTCAGGAAGAGGCTCTCTATTATTAGGAGGCCTACATTTTAAAACATTTGCTATGTATATATCCTCTCTTTTCAAGCCCATCGATTCTATGAGTTCTGTAAGAAGCCTTCCAGCAGCTCCTACAAAAGGCCTTCCCTGTTGATCTTCATGAAACCCTGGAGCCTCACCTATAAACATTATAGAGCTATTTGGATTCCCTTCTCCAAAAACCAAGTTGGTTCTTTGCTGCCATAGAGAACAATTCTTACAATTTTCAGCTTCTCTTCTTAAAATCTCCAACTCATCAATCTTAGTTAATCTTTCCATCCATATTCCCCTTTCAATGGAACGAATCTTACACCTCCTAAATTTTCCCTATAAAAGTTATCACCTTTCTTCGTTATCCTATAAAGATACTGAAAATCTCTTCCTCCTATGGGAATAACCATTATCCCACCATCTTTTAGTTGTTCTTTCAAAGGTTCTGGAATGTCATAAGAAGCTGCTGTAACTATAATTCTATCATAGGGAGCAAACTCTTCCCATCCTAAAGTACCATCCCCCAGTTTAAAGTAAACATTATTATAACCTAATACTCTTAACCTTTTCTTTGCTTCCTCTAATAATTCTTTTATTCTTTCAACGGTATAGATTTCAAGAGCGAGCTCTGCAAGTATAGCGGTCTGATAACCAGATCCCGTTCCTATCTCTAAAACTTTTTCGTTTCCCTGAAGATTTAAAGCTTCTGTCATCAAAGCTACAATATAAGGTTGAGAGATTGTTTGACCATATCCTATAGGTAAAGCTTCATTCTCATAGGACAAACTCAAATACTCTTGAGGAACAAACATATGTCTTGGTATCTTTAAGATAGCATTCAGCACTTTTTGAGATTTTATACCTTCGTCTTTTAAAATCTCAACTAATTTTCTTCTTTTATGTTCATACTCTGGAGTATCAAACTTTTTAAAATCCAAGGCCTTTAAAAAGCCCCTCTTAAATACTTTGGTAAATGGAAAAGATGATTATGGGTTTCTCCATCGTAATACCTTAATTCACCTTTTATTCTTTGACTAATTAATTTATTAATAACATCAACAGGTTTAAAAGGATCTAAATTATCCCTTGAACCTATAAGAAAACCCCAACTTCCATCAAAAGACGGAATAAAAGTTTGATAAGAATAAGAACTCTTAAATACCGCACTAAAACTTTTTTTAATATTAAAATGTTTGTATTCTTGACCTAATTGAACAGTTTCAGCTTGAGTAACCACTATGCCTGAAGGGTTAAGGATATTATAAACCATCTTATAGAAATCTTCAGTATATAATCTATAAGCTGGAGTATCTGGATAAGGTTCTGGCAAATCAAGAACTACTACATCAAATCTTTCGTTGGTATCTCTAACAAAATTCCAACCATCCTCAAAAACTAATCTCACCCTATCACTCCTAAAGGCACCTTGATGCCATTCCCATAAATATTTCTCAGCAAAATCCACTACATTAGGATCTATTTCCACTGCCACGATACTTAAGTTTTCATATTTGAGAAGTTCCCTTAAAGTTGCACCTTCGCCAGCACCTATAACAAGAACATTCTTAGGATTAGGATGTAAAATCAAAGCAGGATGAATAAGGGTTTCATGATAAATAAACTCATCTTTTTCAGCAGATTGCATTTTTCCGTCTATTATTAAACATTTACCATAAGTCGGGTTTTTGATAATTTGTATTTTTTGATAAGGGGATATAAGATCTACTATCACCTCTTCTACCTTATAACAATGCATCTGATCTTCAGCAACCAAATCTACATACCATTCATAGTCATGCATCTTTACTCACCTTATCTCAAAATCAACAAATCTATTTCCATACTCTCCCCAGTTAACATCAACCCTTTCAACTATAGCCCCTAATGGACCCTCTTCTAATTTCTTAATAAGTTCCTTTAAGGCTTCTTCTTCTCCTTCTGCTTCAACTTCTACTCTTCCATCTCTCAAATTTCTAACATAACCTGAAATACCCAATCTCTTTGCCCATTTATAGGCAAAATATCTAAATCCCACTCCTTGTACTATTCCTGAAATATACGCATGAAAATATTTCTTCATCCCTGAAAGTGGTCGGGGCGACTGGACTTGAACCAGCGACCTCCTACTCCCGAAGCAGGCGCGCTAGCCAACTGCGCTACGCCCCGATTAAAAAATGGTCGGGGCGACTGGACTCGAACCAGCGACCTTCCGCACCCCAAACGGACGCGCTTCCCCTGCGCTACGCCCCGACTTTTCTTGGAATATTATACCATAAATTATCTATTTTTTAACAGTTAAAAGATGGTAAATTTCTTCAAGAAATCTTGATGGTTCCTGATAACGGCTGTATCTCTTGGCAGCATAAGATAAGTAAAGCTTCTCTTTTGCTCTGGTTATTCCCACGTAACATAATCTTCTCTCTTCTTGTATCTCTTCCTTTGTGGTCGCATTATAATGAGGTAATATTCCTTCTTCCATACCTACCAAGAAAACTACCTCAAATTCCAGACCTTTTACACTATGAAGAGTTATCAGCGATACCTTACCTTCTTCTAAAGTACTTTCAAGCTTGCTATTAGTTAGACTTAAATGAGTTAAGAACTCTCCCAAAGTATCTTGGGCTTTACCTGAAAAATTATCTGCAAAATCCATAAGTTCCATTAAATTTTCCATTCTATTTTCTAATTCTTTTTTCTCCTGGTTCTCAAATTCCGACAAGTAATTTGTCTTGTTAATAATTGTAGAAATTAGATCCCTTAAAGTTAGACTATCTTTTAACACTAAAAGGTAAGTCCAAAGCTCATAAAAAGATTTGACTTCTTTTTTAATTTTTGAAACTTCTTTCACAGCCTCTAACAGAGAATAGCCCTTATTATAATATTCCCTTATCATGTTAAACGTAGCATCTCCTATTCCTCTACGTGGAACATTGATTATTCTCTTCATACTCACTATATCATTAGGGTTATATATAACATTCAAATAAGCAACTATATCCTTTACTTCTTTCCTATCAAAAAAACTCATTCCTCCTATAACTTTATAGGGTATATTATTCCTTATTAATGCCTCCTCAAAGGATCTTGACTGTCGATTAGTTCTATATAAAACAGCTATCTCAGACCATCTTCTACCTTTTGCCACCTCAAGTTTTATCTGACGCGCAACGAAATTAGCCTCATCTTCCTCATTTAATGCTCTAAAAAGTACAGGGTAAGTACCATCTTTTTTGTCACTCCAAAGTTCTTTTGGATATCTTTTATCATTGTTAGCAATAAGCACATTTGCAATTTCAAGAATCTGTTGGGTTGATCTATAATTCTTTGTCAAAAAAATAACTCTTAAATTCTTAAAATCCTTTTCAAGTCTAAAGATATTTTGATAATCCGCTCCTCTAAAGCTATATATACTTTGGTCATCATCTCCTACTACAGAAAATTTTTGCTTATCAAGAACAATAATTTTAAATAACTCATACTGAGCCTTATTAGTGTCTTGATATTCGTCTACTAGTACATATTCTATCTTATCTTGTAAAAAGCCACATATAGCCGGTTTCTCCTGCAATAACCTAATGGAATATAAAAGCAGATCAGCAAAATCCAAAGCATTATTCCTTCTCAACTCTTTTTCATATCTTTTATAGACTTCTAAAACTATTTCATCAAAAGAATTGGAAATAAGACTGGAAAATTCTTGAGGGGTAATTAATTGATCTTTAAGACGAGATATTTTCTCCTTTATATCTCTTGCATTATAATCTTTAGCTCTATTAAGATCCTTAAGAATATCCTTTATTAAATCTTCTTGATCATTCTCATCGTAAATAACAAAATAAGGTGATAAACTCCAATATTTTCCAAAATTCTTCAAGAGGTATAGACCAAATCCATGAAAAGTACCCGCCCATACTTTATCGGCATCCTTTGCTCCTAACATGTTATTTATTCTCTTTTTCATCTCTTCTGCGGCTTTATTTGTAAAAGTTAGTGCAACAATATTTTCTGGCTTCGCAATATTATTTTTGATTAGGTAAGCTATCTTATAGGTAATAACCCTGGTCTTTCCAGATCCAGCACCGGCTAAAATTAGAACAGGTCTTTCTATCTCAAGAACAGCCTCTAATTGTTCCTTATTTAGTTCTTTAAGAAAATCCATACTCCTAATCTTTAAGTGGTATATCTATCCTAAGAATTGATTTATTATCCTCACTAGACAGTTCTATTTTTATGTTATCTGAATCGAAGGTCAAATATTTAGACACTGTATTCATAAGATCCTCTTTCAACTTCTCAACAAGCTGGGGCTCGATTTTAGCCCTGTCATACACTAACACAACTTGAAGCCTTTCTTTTGCAACATCTTTTGAGGTAACCCTCTTTCCCCAAATTGTACTCAGCAACATCTCACCCTCCTCTTACCCTCTAAAGAACTTAAAAATTCTTTCTAAGAACGTCTCATTTTTCTCAAGTTCATCCCAAGACACATCTTCTCCCAGAAGCCTTTTTACTATGAGACTAAAAGCAAGTCCAGATTTATATTTATCAGCACCATATATTATAGGTTCCCCCTTATTTACACTAATTATTAGATTCTCATCCTCGGGAATAATACCCAAAAGCTCTATAGACAATATCTCCAAAAGATCATCAACACCAAGCATCTCTCCATTTTTTACCATATCAAACCTTACCCTGTTCACTATAAGCCTTGGCTCTCCAAATCCGTTAGCTTCCAATAGGCCAATAACTCTATCAGCATCTCTCACAGAGGAAACCTCTGGGGTAGTAATAACTATAGCCTCATCAGCTCCAGATATAGCAGATCTAAATCCATGTTCAATACCAGCAGGAGAATCTATTAGGACAAAATCAAAGTCTCTCTTTAATTCATTAATAAGAGATCTCATCTGATCTATGCTTACTGCTTCCTTTTCCTTCGTTTGAGCTGCTGGTAAAAGATAAAGATTGTTTAATCTTTTATCTTTTACAAGAGCTTGCCTTAAATTACACCTTCCCTCCACCACATCTACAAGATTATAGACTATTCTATTCTCAAGACCAAGCAATAAATCAAGATTTCTTAGCCCAATATCAGTGTCAACAAGAGCCGTTTTAAACCCCCTCATAGCAAGTCCAGTACCAATATTTGCCACCGCGGTTGTTTTTCCAACACCACCTTTTCCTGAAGTTATTACGATAGCCTTACCCATCCCTTTTACCCCCTGAATATTTACTTATTTTTATCTCTCCATCCTCCACATAAACCCAATATCCAAATTCATTGTTTTTCTTTTTTAATTTAGAAAGGTCTAGAATATAACCTGCTATCTGTATTTTTTCAGGCTCAAGCTCAAGAGCAAAAATCGTAGCTTTATCGTTATTCTCATATCCAGCCCAGATAGACCCTCTAACTTTTCCTAAAACAAAAACATTCCTGTTACAAATTATCTCTGATCCTGAATTAACGTCACCTATAATAAGCAGGCTATCCTTAACGTTTAAAAGTTTTCCACTTCTTATAGGACCTAAAACTATCTTAGCAGTATTAGAATTGGAAATTTTTAACTTAAAAAGTTCCTTGCTTAACATTATACCATATTTATCGTAGATTTCTTTTCTAAATTCTTGCCAATCTTCTTCTTTTATTTCCTTACCTTGAAAATCCACATATATACTACTACCTTTTAAAAAACTACTCTTTTCTTCTATTTCAGCAATAATTAAACTTCTTATATCATCCCAATTAAGACTTGGATCAAGAACAATTTTTATTCCCTCTTTTAAATCGCCTTTAAAAAATATCTTACTCAATTTTTTATTCCCCCCTTGACTATGTATTCTATCACTTTTTTAGCTATAGGTGCTGCCCTACCTCCACCACTCTTGCCATGTTCTACAAACACAGTAACCACATATTGAGGATTCTCCGAAGGGAAAAAACAAGAAAACCAAGCATGACTTTCACCATGAGGATTTTCTGCGGTTCCAGTTTTTCCCGAAATATTAACTCCAGGTATGCGAGTAGCCAAACCCGTCCCTTCATCTACTACTTTTCTCATGCCCTTTTTTAATACAGACCAAGAGCTTGGGCTTATGTTCACTTTTCCTATTAATTCAGGTTTGACGATCTCCTCACTCCCATCTACCCCTATAATCTTAGAGACTAAATGAGGTTTATACAGCATTCCTTCAGTTGCGATAATACTCATCATTGCATGTATCTCTATAGGCGTGACAAGTACATACCCCTGACCAATAGAAAGATTAAGGGTGTCACCTGGATACCAAGGTTCCTTTAGTTTATTCCCTTTCCATTCTCGAGAAGGAATAAAACCCCTTAACTCTCCAGGCAGATCTATTCCTGTCTTAGAATCTAAAAAAAATCTACGGGCATAATCTTCGATAACTCTGTCACCAACCCTTAATCCTACATTAAAAAATACCACATTACAAGATTGAGCAATTCCATCAATGAAATCTAAACGACCATGGCCTCCCTTTTTCCAACATTTAAATATATACTTTCCCATCCAATATTCTCCAGGACAAAAAAACCTATCATCAGGAGAGACTTTTTTATTTTCAAGAGCAGAAAGCGCAACTATCAATTTAAAAATTGAACCAGGCGGATACAGAGAGGATATAGCACGGTTATTTAAGGGATTATCAGGGTTTTTAATCAAATCCTCCCATTCTTTTTTGGTAAACCCCTCAATAAACTTATTAGGATCAAAAGAGGGATGACTAACAAGAGCCAAAATTTCTCCAGTCCATGGGTTAGAAACAATTATTACTCCCTTTTCTTCTCCTAATGCTTCTTCAGCAACCCTTTGAAGCTCAATATCAATACTTGTTACAATTGATTTACCAGGAATAGGATCTTTTTGTGCAGTAATGATTCTTTTATCCTTAGATGCATATAAAGAAACTCCCCTAAACCCTTTTTTTCCTCTTAATACCTTCTCGTAACTTGCCTCTAAACCATATTTTCCGCTTTTCTCTCCTAAAGAATAATCTGCCTCTTCACTCTCTAATTCTTCTTTGCTAACCTCTCCCATATAACCTAAGACGTGAGCCGCAATAGTTCCGTAAGGATAAGACCTATCAAATTCCATATTTATGGTAAAAGAAGGTAAACTATCTCGATTCGCTTCTAATAAAATAATTTCCTTAGGAGTAAGCTTCCTTTTTAATAAATAAGCCGGCATATAGGGAGATATTTTTTCGTATATTTTTTGAATATCCTCGATCTTAACCCCTACTATTTCAGATAATTTACTAATCTTACTCTTTTCAAATTTATAAGGAGGAATCAAATATAAAGAATAAACTATTTTATTTTCAGCTAAAATGTTATTATTCCTATCATAAATGATACCTCTAGGAGCTGGAAGCACCATTGATTTTAAATAATTTCTTTCAGAAAGATCTGCATAGAAATCTTTATTGTACACTTGCAGATAGAAAAGACGTAATAAGATCAGTATTAATCCCAACTCTATAATTCTTTTAAACACTAATTCTTTACTCATTTTTGTTCTTCATTAGAATATATCTCAGGAAGTAAGAAATAAAAAGGAATAAAAAACAATAAATTAAAACTCAAGAACTTTAATAAATCCAGCCAATAGTTAAAACCTAATGCATAACCTGTTCTCCAAAATATAAAAGAATAAACACTTAGACTTATTATCAAAAAGAAGGAGGCACTTTTATGGATAGATATAAAACTTCTTCTCCACATGTTTATTATAATCTCTATGATTATCCAGTATAGAATTATACTGATGGTAGAGGCTGAGGAAAGCGCCATCAAAACCAGAATAAATAATAAAGAAATCCCTTGAAAATATATTTTCTTGAAAACTAAAAAAACGAAAAATAATAACAATAAATCAGGTACCACGTTGCCAATCTTAAATTGAGTTTGGAAAATTCCCAACAAAAAAACAAGAATAAAGGTTAGAATCTTAGACAAACCGCAACCCCCTTTATATTTGATACATCTTCGAAAGGTAGTATTCTTATACTAGAAAAAGATAATATTGCCTTCTCCCTTAGATCAGCTATGTAGCCAACTTTTAAGCCATAAGGAATATTATCCTCGGTACCAGAAGTTATCAAAGTATTTCCTTTCTCTATACCATGATCAGAAAAAAGATAAGACATCTCTAAATGGTCATACCCACCCCTCAGTATACCTTGATCTTTAGTTTCTAAAACAGTGACACCGATTATAAAATTAGGATCATAGATGGTTCTTACTACGGAATAATATTTTTCCGTCTTTATAATTCTACCAACCACCTGATCTTTATATAAAACCACCATTCCTACTCTTATTCCATCAGCATATCCTTTATTTATCTTTAACTCCAAGTTCCACTTAACAGGATCCCTACCTACAACATCTGCATAAACTATCTCAATTCTTCTATCAACTAAGTCTTTCAGCCATGGAAGATAATCTTCTCTCTTTTTTATATTCTCTAAAATAAGTTTGAGATTTTGATTTTCTTTATATAAGTTAAGTACTTCTTTTTGCAGATCCGAGATTTCTTTCTGCAAGTTTTCAGTAACAGTAATATAAGATTTAAAATCCTTCCAAAAATCTTCTAAACTGGTAAAAAAATGATTAAAAGAGTACTGTACCCAAAAAGCTAAATTTTCTAAATAACCAGCACCCCATAGAATTATGGACAAAAAAACAAGGAATAAAAATAGTCTCCATAT
Coding sequences:
- the mrdA gene encoding penicillin-binding protein 2; translated protein: MSKELVFKRIIELGLILILLRLFYLQVYNKDFYADLSERNYLKSMVLPAPRGIIYDRNNNILAENKIVYSLYLIPPYKFEKSKISKLSEIVGVKIEDIQKIYEKISPYMPAYLLKRKLTPKEIILLEANRDSLPSFTINMEFDRSYPYGTIAAHVLGYMGEVSKEELESEEADYSLGEKSGKYGLEASYEKVLRGKKGFRGVSLYASKDKRIITAQKDPIPGKSIVTSIDIELQRVAEEALGEEKGVIIVSNPWTGEILALVSHPSFDPNKFIEGFTKKEWEDLIKNPDNPLNNRAISSLYPPGSIFKLIVALSALENKKVSPDDRFFCPGEYWMGKYIFKCWKKGGHGRLDFIDGIAQSCNVVFFNVGLRVGDRVIEDYARRFFLDSKTGIDLPGELRGFIPSREWKGNKLKEPWYPGDTLNLSIGQGYVLVTPIEIHAMMSIIATEGMLYKPHLVSKIIGVDGSEEIVKPELIGKVNISPSSWSVLKKGMRKVVDEGTGLATRIPGVNISGKTGTAENPHGESHAWFSCFFPSENPQYVVTVFVEHGKSGGGRAAPIAKKVIEYIVKGGIKN
- a CDS encoding ATP-dependent helicase; translation: MDFLKELNKEQLEAVLEIERPVLILAGAGSGKTRVITYKIAYLIKNNIAKPENIVALTFTNKAAEEMKKRINNMLGAKDADKVWAGTFHGFGLYLLKNFGKYWSLSPYFVIYDENDQEDLIKDILKDLNRAKDYNARDIKEKISRLKDQLITPQEFSSLISNSFDEIVLEVYKRYEKELRRNNALDFADLLLYSIRLLQEKPAICGFLQDKIEYVLVDEYQDTNKAQYELFKIIVLDKQKFSVVGDDDQSIYSFRGADYQNIFRLEKDFKNLRVIFLTKNYRSTQQILEIANVLIANNDKRYPKELWSDKKDGTYPVLFRALNEEDEANFVARQIKLEVAKGRRWSEIAVLYRTNRQSRSFEEALIRNNIPYKVIGGMSFFDRKEVKDIVAYLNVIYNPNDIVSMKRIINVPRRGIGDATFNMIREYYNKGYSLLEAVKEVSKIKKEVKSFYELWTYLLVLKDSLTLRDLISTIINKTNYLSEFENQEKKELENRMENLMELMDFADNFSGKAQDTLGEFLTHLSLTNSKLESTLEEGKVSLITLHSVKGLEFEVVFLVGMEEGILPHYNATTKEEIQEERRLCYVGITRAKEKLYLSYAAKRYSRYQEPSRFLEEIYHLLTVKK
- the minD gene encoding septum site-determining protein MinD, which codes for MGKAIVITSGKGGVGKTTAVANIGTGLAMRGFKTALVDTDIGLRNLDLLLGLENRIVYNLVDVVEGRCNLRQALVKDKRLNNLYLLPAAQTKEKEAVSIDQMRSLINELKRDFDFVLIDSPAGIEHGFRSAISGADEAIVITTPEVSSVRDADRVIGLLEANGFGEPRLIVNRVRFDMVKNGEMLGVDDLLEILSIELLGIIPEDENLIISVNKGEPIIYGADKYKSGLAFSLIVKRLLGEDVSWDELEKNETFLERIFKFFRG
- the speE gene encoding polyamine aminopropyltransferase; translation: MHDYEWYVDLVAEDQMHCYKVEEVIVDLISPYQKIQIIKNPTYGKCLIIDGKMQSAEKDEFIYHETLIHPALILHPNPKNVLVIGAGEGATLRELLKYENLSIVAVEIDPNVVDFAEKYLWEWHQGAFRSDRVRLVFEDGWNFVRDTNERFDVVVLDLPEPYPDTPAYRLYTEDFYKMVYNILNPSGIVVTQAETVQLGQEYKHFNIKKSFSAVFKSSYSYQTFIPSFDGSWGFLIGSRDNLDPFKPVDVINKLISQRIKGELRYYDGETHNHLFHLPKYLRGAF
- the minE gene encoding cell division topological specificity factor MinE, translating into MLLSTIWGKRVTSKDVAKERLQVVLVYDRAKIEPQLVEKLKEDLMNTVSKYLTFDSDNIKIELSSEDNKSILRIDIPLKD
- a CDS encoding acylphosphatase, encoding MKKYFHAYISGIVQGVGFRYFAYKWAKRLGISGYVRNLRDGRVEVEAEGEEEALKELIKKLEEGPLGAIVERVDVNWGEYGNRFVDFEIR
- the mreC gene encoding rod shape-determining protein MreC, which produces MKKDKNIWRLFLFLVFLSIILWGAGYLENLAFWVQYSFNHFFTSLEDFWKDFKSYITVTENLQKEISDLQKEVLNLYKENQNLKLILENIKKREDYLPWLKDLVDRRIEIVYADVVGRDPVKWNLELKINKGYADGIRVGMVVLYKDQVVGRIIKTEKYYSVVRTIYDPNFIIGVTVLETKDQGILRGGYDHLEMSYLFSDHGIEKGNTLITSGTEDNIPYGLKVGYIADLREKAILSFSSIRILPFEDVSNIKGVAVCLRF
- a CDS encoding uracil-DNA glycosylase; the protein is MERLTKIDELEILRREAENCKNCSLWQQRTNLVFGEGNPNSSIMFIGEAPGFHEDQQGRPFVGAAGRLLTELIESMGLKREDIYIANVLKCRPPNNREPLPEEIKACFPFLRRQIEIINPKVICTLGRYAAYAILGHSVNISNSHGKDYVVDGKRIFVTYHPAAALYHGKLLENIRKDFEKLKELYELTLKSEEEQKETNKKEKEQLSFW
- a CDS encoding septum site-determining protein MinC codes for the protein MSKIFFKGDLKEGIKIVLDPSLNWDDIRSLIIAEIEEKSSFLKGSSIYVDFQGKEIKEEDWQEFRKEIYDKYGIMLSKELFKLKISNSNTAKIVLGPIRSGKLLNVKDSLLIIGDVNSGSEIICNRNVFVLGKVRGSIWAGYENNDKATIFALELEPEKIQIAGYILDLSKLKKKNNEFGYWVYVEDGEIKISKYSGGKRDG
- a CDS encoding protein-L-isoaspartate(D-aspartate) O-methyltransferase, which translates into the protein MDFKKFDTPEYEHKRRKLVEILKDEGIKSQKVLNAILKIPRHMFVPQEYLSLSYENEALPIGYGQTISQPYIVALMTEALNLQGNEKVLEIGTGSGYQTAILAELALEIYTVERIKELLEEAKKRLRVLGYNNVYFKLGDGTLGWEEFAPYDRIIVTAASYDIPEPLKEQLKDGGIMVIPIGGRDFQYLYRITKKGDNFYRENLGGVRFVPLKGEYGWKD